From Xylanibacter oryzae DSM 17970, a single genomic window includes:
- a CDS encoding AAA domain-containing protein, producing MESPIQALQRQRALLEIEYNCEKENFRKQTETMGLQRKIKRGDAWFPIKLGKNYYNSLNQFAIEVERLDDNEIEHNFEFGRPVCFFSVDDKKNIKYLKSSGSVSYADGDRMVVIIPDDGQITGLYDKNNIGIQLFFDESSYKLMFDALDRAINAKDNRMATLRDLFYSKQEAGKFTFAASAFPWLNKTQEHAVNEVLWAKDVMVVHGPPGTGKTTTLVEAIYETLRRENQILVCAQSNMAVDWISEKLVDRGVNVLRIGNPTKVNDKMLSFTYERRFESHPDYPQLWSIRKAMREMRQNRKRGDRNYHQKIDSLKSRATEIEVRINAELFGEARVIASTLVGSANRLLDGQKFGTLFIDEAAQAMEAACWIPIRKATRVIFAGDHCQLPPTIKSIAAMNAGLGKTLMERIVENKPDVVTLLKTQYRMNDDIMRFSSDYFYNGELESAPQIKYRGILDYDIPMMWVDTAGMDSKEEFVGESFGRINKQEAELTLTTLEEYFNKIGKERILEERIDVGIISPYRAQVQYLRRLIQKKEYFKPYRRLISVNTVDGFQGQERDVILISLVRANNEGQIGFLRDLRRMNVAITRARMKLIILGDSDTMGKHPFYKKLYEYIKNLK from the coding sequence ATGGAATCACCCATACAGGCGCTGCAAAGGCAGAGAGCCTTACTGGAAATAGAATATAACTGCGAGAAAGAGAACTTTCGCAAACAGACTGAGACAATGGGATTGCAACGCAAGATTAAGCGTGGCGATGCATGGTTCCCTATCAAGTTGGGCAAAAATTACTATAACTCGCTCAACCAATTTGCTATCGAAGTAGAAAGGTTGGATGATAATGAGATTGAACACAATTTCGAATTTGGCAGACCTGTATGTTTCTTTTCTGTAGATGATAAAAAGAATATAAAATACCTGAAGTCATCCGGTTCGGTAAGTTATGCCGACGGAGACAGGATGGTCGTTATTATACCCGACGACGGACAGATAACAGGTCTTTATGATAAAAACAATATAGGCATTCAACTATTCTTCGACGAGAGTAGCTACAAACTAATGTTTGATGCTCTGGACAGGGCTATAAATGCCAAAGACAACAGGATGGCTACCTTACGCGACTTGTTTTACAGCAAACAGGAGGCAGGTAAATTTACGTTCGCAGCCAGTGCATTCCCCTGGCTTAACAAGACACAGGAGCATGCTGTGAACGAGGTGTTATGGGCTAAAGACGTGATGGTAGTACATGGTCCTCCCGGTACAGGCAAAACTACAACACTGGTAGAAGCTATCTACGAAACTCTAAGAAGAGAAAATCAAATACTGGTATGCGCACAGAGTAATATGGCGGTAGACTGGATCTCTGAGAAGTTGGTAGACCGCGGTGTAAACGTATTGAGAATAGGCAATCCTACAAAAGTAAACGACAAGATGCTCTCATTCACTTACGAACGGAGGTTTGAGTCTCATCCTGATTATCCTCAACTATGGAGTATACGCAAGGCTATGCGCGAAATGCGCCAGAACCGCAAACGGGGGGATAGAAATTATCATCAGAAAATAGATAGTCTGAAAAGCAGAGCCACTGAAATAGAAGTACGCATTAATGCTGAACTATTTGGAGAAGCACGTGTGATAGCCTCAACACTTGTGGGAAGTGCCAACAGACTGTTGGACGGACAGAAATTCGGTACACTGTTTATAGACGAAGCAGCGCAGGCTATGGAGGCTGCATGCTGGATTCCTATCAGAAAGGCTACACGGGTAATATTCGCAGGAGACCACTGTCAGTTGCCGCCTACAATAAAAAGCATAGCTGCCATGAATGCAGGACTTGGAAAGACCCTGATGGAACGAATAGTTGAAAACAAACCTGACGTGGTGACACTCCTCAAAACACAATACAGGATGAACGATGACATCATGCGTTTCTCGAGCGACTATTTCTACAACGGGGAGCTGGAATCGGCTCCACAGATAAAATATCGCGGAATACTGGATTATGATATCCCCATGATGTGGGTGGATACAGCCGGCATGGACAGTAAAGAAGAATTTGTTGGAGAAAGTTTTGGCAGGATAAACAAACAGGAGGCTGAACTAACTCTTACTACTCTTGAGGAATACTTCAACAAAATAGGCAAAGAGAGAATATTAGAAGAGCGTATTGATGTTGGCATCATATCTCCATACAGGGCACAAGTACAATACTTAAGACGGCTTATTCAAAAGAAAGAATATTTCAAACCTTATAGGAGACTCATTTCAGTAAACACCGTTGACGGATTCCAAGGACAGGAACGTGACGTTATATTAATATCGCTTGTTCGCGCCAATAACGAAGGACAAATTGGTTTTTTGCGCGATCTGAGAAGAATGAATGTAGCTATAACCAGAGCTAGAATGAAACTCATCATACTGGGCGATTCTGATACAATGGGTAAACATCCGTTCTACAAGAAACTATACGAATATATTAAAAACTTAAAGTAA
- a CDS encoding nitrous oxide-stimulated promoter family protein: MGKIEKDKQTIRYMVDLYCKNKLKMNKTSEEYEQLIEYAFGRRMLFYSPLAAIRHLLNH, translated from the coding sequence ATGGGCAAAATAGAAAAGGACAAGCAGACGATAAGATATATGGTAGATCTATACTGCAAGAATAAACTAAAGATGAATAAGACATCAGAGGAATATGAGCAACTGATAGAATATGCCTTTGGCCGACGGATGTTGTTTTATTCACCTTTAGCTGCTATAAGGCATCTACTGAACCACTAG
- a CDS encoding Nramp family divalent metal transporter: MINLFKELRSKDHPHILGGLDILKYIGPGLLVTVGFIDPGNWASNFAAGSEFGYVLLWVVTLSTIMLIALQHNVAHLGIVTGLCLSEAAAKYTPKWVGRPIILSAVMASISTSMAEILGSAIALQMLFGIPIIWGSVLSVAAVLIMLFTNSYKRIERAIIAFVSMIGLSFIYELFLVKIDWASAASSWVVPSIPKGSMLIVMSVLGAVVMPHNLFLHSEIIQSREVNKSGKKDIEKTLKYEFFDTLLSMVIGWAINSAMILLAASTYFKHGLHVEELSQAQSLLTPLLGNNAANIFAIALLLAGISSTITSGMAAGSIFAGMFGESYNARDTHSILGICISLGLSLLIICFISDPFQGLLISQMVLSIQLPFTVFLQVSLTSSKKVMGCYANRKRNSAFLYSLAVIITMLNVWLLIDSIR; this comes from the coding sequence ATGATTAATCTGTTCAAAGAATTAAGAAGTAAAGACCATCCACATATTCTTGGTGGTCTGGATATTCTGAAATATATAGGTCCCGGACTACTGGTTACGGTGGGATTTATTGACCCTGGCAACTGGGCCAGTAATTTTGCGGCAGGATCAGAATTTGGATATGTGCTGCTATGGGTTGTTACATTATCTACAATAATGCTTATTGCTCTGCAGCATAATGTGGCTCACCTGGGTATAGTTACCGGACTATGTCTCAGTGAGGCGGCAGCAAAATATACGCCCAAATGGGTAGGGCGACCAATCATATTGAGTGCCGTGATGGCTAGCATCTCTACCTCTATGGCAGAAATACTGGGTTCGGCGATTGCACTGCAGATGTTGTTCGGCATACCTATAATATGGGGTTCTGTACTGTCTGTGGCTGCTGTACTTATAATGTTATTCACCAATTCGTACAAACGCATAGAACGGGCTATAATAGCATTTGTGTCTATGATAGGTCTGTCGTTCATATACGAGTTGTTCCTGGTCAAGATTGACTGGGCGAGTGCGGCAAGCAGTTGGGTAGTGCCAAGTATTCCAAAAGGCAGTATGTTGATAGTAATGAGTGTGCTGGGTGCTGTAGTGATGCCACACAACTTATTCTTACACTCTGAGATAATACAGAGTAGAGAGGTAAACAAAAGTGGAAAAAAAGATATTGAGAAGACTTTAAAATACGAATTTTTTGATACTCTTCTTTCGATGGTTATCGGATGGGCAATCAACAGTGCCATGATTCTGTTGGCAGCCTCAACATACTTCAAGCATGGTCTGCATGTAGAGGAATTATCTCAAGCTCAGTCTCTGCTAACACCACTGCTGGGCAATAATGCAGCCAACATATTTGCTATAGCATTATTACTGGCCGGTATATCTAGTACGATAACAAGCGGAATGGCTGCCGGAAGTATATTTGCAGGGATGTTCGGCGAGTCGTACAATGCACGCGACACACACTCAATATTAGGAATATGCATATCGCTCGGATTATCTCTACTGATAATTTGCTTCATAAGTGATCCTTTTCAGGGACTGCTGATATCTCAGATGGTACTAAGTATCCAACTGCCGTTCACTGTTTTTCTGCAGGTTAGCCTCACTTCGTCCAAAAAGGTGATGGGATGCTATGCCAACAGGAAAAGGAACTCGGCCTTTCTTTATTCTCTTGCAGTAATCATAACGATGCTAAACGTATGGTTACTCATCGACAGTATACGATAA
- a CDS encoding sialate O-acetylesterase gives MKKFCFVLLTCILALNIHAENWVGTWATAPQLITSDNNPPQPGLSNNSIRQIVRVSIGGHSLRLKLSNLFSDSPANIKSVFVAVAKEGSKINTKSVKYLTFGQGKKDITIPAGASVYSDPLDYDLQPLQSLSITINYGEMPKQLTGHPGSRTTSYIVSGEANPKTNFSKSATTDRWYSICGIDVDAPKEAGCIAVLGNSITDGRGTTTNLQNRWTDILATQLHNNPSTSNIGVLNLGIGGNSVNGWGNGQNAATRFNRDILDQSGVKYLIIFEGVNDLGCTNDGVKTANELIATYKRMIAKAHSHGIPVYGGTITPFKNHSYFSEQHEIGRGLVNQWIRHSGYFDAVIDFDKTMRNESDTLSLKPTMQDDYLHPNAAGYKLMGESVDLNLFTRKGIALTQPKDKKFLIYLAFGQSNMEGQAMPEPQDMNVNPRFKVMQAVNCDKFTAKPGEWRTAVPPLCNCTSGITPTDYFGRTLVDKLPEDVTVGVINVSVAGCNISLFDKTGYKKYIAAGIPDWMQQRVDSYEGNPYAYLIKLARKAQQDGVIKGILLHQGETNTGDEKWPENVRNIYYDMLLDLHLNPDSVPLIAGELVNADQKGCCAAMNPIIDKLPRVIPNSFVVSSAGVPCNHIDYTHFTVAGYRMFGKRYANQVLKIMGLTPLSEDSISAGVPANELYDIDLELVNNSLTIGSKSKANTLIITDILGKVVLKKKTSYPGKMKFTLPTLAKGIYFVTLRNNDAVVSTNKFNIK, from the coding sequence ATGAAGAAGTTTTGTTTTGTATTGTTAACATGTATTCTTGCTTTAAACATACATGCAGAAAATTGGGTAGGCACATGGGCTACCGCTCCACAGTTGATAACATCAGATAACAACCCGCCGCAGCCCGGACTCTCTAATAATTCTATTCGCCAGATCGTACGGGTCTCTATTGGCGGACATAGTTTGAGGCTTAAATTATCAAATCTGTTTAGTGATTCTCCCGCAAATATCAAGTCGGTGTTTGTTGCCGTCGCAAAGGAAGGATCAAAGATAAACACAAAATCAGTAAAGTATCTCACCTTTGGCCAAGGCAAGAAGGATATAACCATCCCTGCAGGAGCTTCAGTCTATTCTGACCCTCTTGATTATGACCTTCAGCCACTGCAGAGCCTTTCGATAACTATTAATTACGGTGAGATGCCCAAACAACTTACCGGGCATCCCGGCTCTCGTACCACATCTTATATAGTAAGTGGAGAGGCAAATCCTAAGACCAACTTCTCTAAATCAGCAACCACCGACCGTTGGTACTCTATATGTGGTATTGATGTAGATGCTCCTAAAGAAGCAGGATGTATCGCAGTACTTGGCAATTCTATTACTGACGGACGTGGCACTACTACTAACTTGCAGAACCGCTGGACTGATATTCTGGCTACCCAGCTCCATAACAACCCTTCAACATCCAATATTGGTGTACTCAACCTTGGCATAGGTGGCAATAGCGTTAACGGGTGGGGTAACGGACAGAATGCCGCTACACGTTTCAACCGTGATATCCTTGACCAGAGTGGTGTTAAGTATCTAATCATCTTCGAAGGTGTTAACGACCTTGGATGTACAAACGACGGTGTCAAGACAGCCAACGAACTCATAGCTACATACAAGCGTATGATAGCCAAAGCACACTCACATGGCATACCTGTATATGGTGGAACAATCACTCCATTCAAGAACCACAGCTATTTCTCTGAGCAGCACGAGATAGGTCGTGGCTTAGTAAACCAGTGGATTCGCCATAGCGGTTATTTTGATGCAGTGATAGACTTTGATAAAACCATGCGCAATGAGAGTGATACCCTTTCATTGAAGCCAACTATGCAAGACGATTATCTGCATCCCAATGCAGCAGGTTACAAACTTATGGGCGAGTCGGTTGACCTCAACCTATTTACCCGCAAAGGTATAGCCCTTACACAGCCCAAAGATAAGAAATTCCTGATATATCTCGCTTTCGGACAATCCAATATGGAAGGTCAGGCTATGCCCGAACCACAAGATATGAATGTCAATCCACGTTTTAAGGTGATGCAGGCCGTAAATTGCGATAAGTTTACCGCCAAACCCGGTGAGTGGCGTACAGCCGTACCACCTCTCTGCAATTGCACCAGCGGCATAACCCCTACAGATTACTTTGGCCGTACATTAGTAGACAAACTTCCCGAAGACGTTACCGTAGGTGTCATCAATGTCTCCGTAGCAGGATGTAATATCTCACTGTTTGATAAAACCGGTTATAAGAAATACATTGCAGCCGGCATACCCGACTGGATGCAGCAGCGTGTCGACTCTTACGAGGGCAACCCATATGCTTACCTTATCAAACTAGCCCGTAAGGCTCAGCAAGACGGTGTCATCAAGGGTATCCTTCTGCATCAAGGCGAAACCAATACCGGTGATGAAAAGTGGCCTGAGAATGTGCGTAACATCTATTATGATATGCTTCTCGACCTCCATCTCAATCCCGACAGTGTGCCACTTATAGCCGGAGAACTGGTCAACGCAGACCAGAAAGGATGTTGTGCAGCAATGAATCCGATAATAGACAAGTTGCCTAGAGTGATACCCAACTCATTTGTAGTATCGTCAGCAGGCGTTCCATGTAATCACATCGACTATACCCATTTCACAGTAGCAGGCTATCGCATGTTTGGTAAGAGATACGCCAACCAAGTATTAAAGATAATGGGCCTAACCCCTCTATCCGAAGATTCAATATCAGCAGGCGTTCCAGCCAATGAACTCTACGACATAGATCTCGAGTTGGTTAATAACTCCTTGACGATAGGTTCAAAATCAAAAGCTAATACACTTATCATAACCGATATTCTTGGCAAAGTAGTGCTTAAGAAGAAAACCTCATATCCTGGCAAAATGAAATTCACTTTGCCTACATTGGCTAAAGGCATTTATTTCGTAACATTACGAAATAATGACGCAGTAGTTTCTACGAATAAGTTCAATATTAAATAA
- a CDS encoding ABC transporter permease: MRAILAIINRNLLKLVRDRMRLFMNLFMSVIMLFVFSFVMKSTAVGIANPMNYLIAGIIIMTVFQIALNNSMDILDDISSGFMKEILVAPISRWQIAIGHMLSSTVISVIQGLIIVIVGLFMGLDLDAVHGLGMVLIMILAGLTFSALGLYLATVTRESSNFQLLVTIISFPLTFLSGAYIPTFALPKFMLPIVLVNPLTYTTALFREVTLKMDHLSVAGMVKNGIAFQVGSFTIMPWMSLIIILVICIIFLMLSVQQFSKADFSRIKIFKHGH; the protein is encoded by the coding sequence ATGAGAGCCATTTTAGCCATTATAAATAGAAACTTATTGAAACTTGTGCGCGATAGAATGCGCCTGTTTATGAATCTGTTCATGTCTGTTATCATGCTTTTTGTCTTTTCATTTGTAATGAAGAGCACTGCTGTGGGCATTGCCAATCCTATGAATTATTTGATTGCGGGTATCATCATCATGACCGTTTTCCAAATTGCCTTGAATAACTCCATGGATATCCTCGATGATATCTCAAGCGGTTTTATGAAAGAAATTCTGGTAGCGCCCATCTCTCGTTGGCAGATAGCCATCGGGCATATGTTGTCGTCTACCGTTATATCTGTTATTCAGGGACTTATTATCGTAATCGTCGGTCTGTTTATGGGACTAGACCTTGATGCAGTCCACGGACTCGGTATGGTTCTCATTATGATTTTAGCCGGACTCACATTCAGTGCTTTGGGATTATATCTGGCAACAGTTACACGCGAATCGAGCAATTTTCAGCTGCTGGTCACCATCATATCATTCCCCCTCACGTTCTTGTCAGGAGCCTACATTCCGACATTTGCGTTACCCAAATTTATGCTTCCCATCGTCCTTGTAAATCCCCTGACATACACCACAGCTCTGTTTCGGGAAGTAACATTGAAAATGGATCATTTATCGGTGGCAGGAATGGTGAAAAATGGCATAGCGTTTCAGGTGGGCAGTTTCACAATCATGCCGTGGATGAGCTTGATCATAATTCTGGTTATTTGTATTATCTTCCTAATGCTAAGCGTACAGCAATTTTCGAAAGCCGATTTTTCAAGAATCAAAATATTCAAGCACGGGCATTAA
- a CDS encoding daunorubicin resistance protein DrrA family ABC transporter ATP-binding protein — translation MNSIEVKNFTKKFGDFTAVDNISFEVEEGSIFGFLGPNGAGKSTTINTLCTIQEKTSGDMKINGFDVSTQMAQVRNNIGIVFQEPTLDEKLTIEENLKLHCDFYNVPKKEVKSRIDFVLDLVDLEQRRNSPVKNLSGGMKRRAEIARGLVHFPKVLFLDEPTTGLDPQTRSNVWEYIYKLQKEKKITIFLTTHYMEEAEICNKIAIIDKGKIIAFDTPFNLKKQYTSTVMRLESDQPEVIIGFLDDHHMKYKKDGDLVMVYINDYDDFLQILSANKQYIKDLEVKKGSLNDVFLNITGKEIRES, via the coding sequence ATGAATAGTATCGAAGTTAAAAACTTTACAAAGAAATTCGGTGATTTCACAGCGGTCGACAATATATCATTCGAAGTGGAAGAAGGGAGTATCTTCGGGTTCCTTGGTCCCAACGGAGCAGGTAAGAGTACCACGATCAACACGCTATGCACCATTCAGGAGAAAACATCGGGCGACATGAAAATAAATGGGTTCGACGTAAGCACGCAGATGGCTCAGGTAAGAAACAACATAGGTATTGTCTTTCAGGAGCCTACGCTTGATGAAAAGCTTACCATTGAAGAGAACCTGAAACTGCATTGCGATTTTTACAACGTACCGAAGAAAGAAGTAAAATCCCGTATCGACTTTGTACTCGATCTGGTCGACCTTGAACAAAGGCGCAATTCGCCGGTCAAGAATCTTTCGGGAGGCATGAAACGCCGTGCCGAGATTGCCCGCGGTTTGGTGCACTTCCCCAAAGTCTTGTTTTTGGACGAACCCACTACCGGTCTCGATCCGCAAACACGCTCCAACGTGTGGGAATATATTTACAAACTGCAAAAAGAAAAGAAAATTACCATCTTTCTGACCACGCACTATATGGAAGAGGCAGAGATCTGCAATAAAATCGCTATTATCGACAAAGGAAAAATCATTGCTTTCGACACCCCGTTCAACCTAAAAAAACAATACACGTCAACCGTCATGAGACTGGAATCGGATCAACCCGAAGTGATTATCGGTTTTCTCGATGATCATCACATGAAATATAAAAAGGATGGCGATTTAGTGATGGTCTACATCAATGATTACGATGATTTTCTGCAAATCCTGTCCGCCAACAAACAGTATATCAAAGACCTTGAAGTCAAGAAAGGATCACTCAACGACGTATTTTTAAACATCACAGGAAAGGAGATCAGAGAATCATGA
- a CDS encoding RNA polymerase sigma factor, which translates to MSNNSNQKNLKEWIAKYTPRLKSFIRGQISSRDDADDILQDVFYQLAKKVDNAMNPIENISAWLYRVTQNRIINAETKKKEVRMPVFQEDEDENVLEEISGLLFHEVKDEDSPETKYLRSLVWTELENALAELPAEQREIFELTELDGVPVKEISKTIGVPVNTLLSRKHYAIVYLRKRLQTIYNDLIST; encoded by the coding sequence GTGAGCAATAACTCGAATCAAAAGAATCTGAAAGAGTGGATTGCAAAATACACCCCGAGGTTAAAATCGTTTATTAGAGGGCAGATATCAAGTCGTGATGATGCGGATGATATTTTGCAGGATGTGTTTTATCAATTGGCAAAAAAGGTGGATAATGCCATGAACCCGATTGAAAACATTTCTGCATGGTTGTATCGTGTCACTCAAAATAGGATCATCAATGCCGAAACAAAAAAGAAGGAAGTAAGGATGCCGGTGTTTCAGGAAGATGAAGACGAAAATGTGCTGGAAGAAATATCGGGTCTGCTGTTTCACGAAGTGAAAGACGAAGACTCTCCGGAAACGAAATATCTGCGTTCACTGGTATGGACGGAACTTGAAAACGCATTGGCAGAATTACCTGCCGAACAACGTGAGATTTTTGAGCTGACGGAGCTGGACGGCGTTCCTGTGAAAGAGATTTCGAAAACCATCGGCGTACCGGTCAATACTTTGCTTTCGCGCAAACATTACGCAATCGTTTATCTGCGGAAGCGTTTGCAAACGATCTACAACGATTTGATCTCCACATAA
- a CDS encoding ATP-binding protein, translated as MIQFYFAVGAAFVIYLVTDLLRKKKKTNRIISIDDKKCARCNSCVTHCTNGVLKMEPEEGRDMHVVVKKPYQCTACEHCIKSCNFGAIKLVDKIQLSSTQKTI; from the coding sequence ATGATACAATTTTATTTTGCTGTAGGTGCTGCATTCGTTATTTATCTGGTAACGGACTTATTAAGGAAAAAGAAAAAAACTAATAGAATAATATCTATCGACGATAAGAAGTGCGCTCGATGTAACAGCTGTGTTACACACTGTACAAACGGTGTACTCAAAATGGAACCTGAAGAAGGAAGGGATATGCATGTAGTTGTGAAAAAACCATACCAATGTACGGCATGCGAACATTGCATAAAAAGTTGTAACTTTGGAGCCATCAAACTGGTTGATAAGATACAGTTATCTTCAACGCAAAAAACAATTTGA
- a CDS encoding smalltalk protein — MSKISSTNWGKLIKVIITVLSALAGLITGTAVAAN, encoded by the coding sequence ATGTCAAAGATTTCATCCACAAACTGGGGTAAACTGATAAAGGTAATTATAACTGTACTCAGTGCTCTGGCAGGACTAATAACTGGTACAGCGGTAGCAGCTAATTAA
- a CDS encoding HU family DNA-binding protein, translating into MPILYKLAKDNRKASRTAGQFFARAIVTNVMDTEGLAEIMQRNCTVKKSDILAVLTELVETMTDQLQNSTRVKLNGFGSFKIGIKGTGSQTIDTYSVGKNVKGLRVNFSPETKKDASGTRTKKFLSNATVQEAPKNAIVGEKETAKAKAGGSPSAKS; encoded by the coding sequence ATGCCTATTCTTTACAAATTAGCAAAAGACAACCGAAAGGCCAGCCGGACAGCCGGACAGTTCTTCGCCCGTGCCATAGTCACTAATGTGATGGACACAGAGGGACTTGCTGAAATAATGCAACGTAACTGTACAGTGAAAAAGAGCGATATTCTAGCCGTTCTTACAGAACTGGTAGAGACGATGACAGACCAGTTGCAGAACTCAACAAGAGTGAAACTCAACGGTTTTGGAAGTTTCAAGATTGGAATAAAAGGTACAGGAAGTCAGACCATCGACACCTACTCGGTAGGTAAGAACGTAAAAGGTCTTCGTGTCAACTTCAGCCCTGAAACCAAGAAGGATGCATCTGGTACAAGAACCAAAAAGTTCTTGAGCAACGCCACAGTGCAGGAAGCTCCTAAGAATGCCATCGTCGGTGAGAAAGAAACTGCGAAAGCTAAGGCCGGTGGTTCTCCATCTGCGAAATCCTAA
- a CDS encoding helix-turn-helix domain-containing protein, with protein sequence MRLNKIKEVLDDKGISQMWLSKKLCKSFSTVNAYACNRLQPSLDTLFKIGEILSVDMKDLITDKDERIKTK encoded by the coding sequence ATGAGATTGAATAAAATTAAAGAAGTCTTAGACGACAAAGGAATATCACAGATGTGGTTATCAAAGAAACTTTGTAAGAGTTTCAGCACCGTTAATGCCTATGCTTGCAATAGACTCCAGCCCAGTCTCGACACATTGTTTAAAATAGGAGAAATATTGTCGGTCGATATGAAAGATCTTATTACCGATAAAGATGAACGGATAAAGACAAAATAA